In one Fundulus heteroclitus isolate FHET01 chromosome 3, MU-UCD_Fhet_4.1, whole genome shotgun sequence genomic region, the following are encoded:
- the hibadhb gene encoding 3-hydroxyisobutyrate dehydrogenase b gives MAAVLRGSLCLVGRCRKHVDFACVFTRSMASKTQVGFVGLGNMGNPMAKNLLKHGYPVIATDVFPESCKEVQELGAQIVDNPAEVADKADRIITMLPSSPNVIDVYTGPNGILKKVKKGSLLIDSSTIDPSVSKEMAAAALKLGAVFMDAPVSGGVGAASSGKLTFMVGGVEEEFTAAKELLSCMGANVVYCGQVGTGQAAKICNNMLLAIGMIGTSETMNLGIRLGLDPKLLAKILNMSSGRCWSSDTYNPVPGVMEGVPSGNNYQGGFGTQLMAKDLGLAQNTATNTRTPVPLGSLAHQIYRMMCARGYANKDFSSVFQFLREEEGQ, from the exons ATGGCCGCTGTGCTGAGAGGGTCCCTGTGCCTAGTAGGAAGGTGTCGTAAACATGTTGACTTTGCGTGCG TTTTCACAAGGTCTATGGCCTCAAAGACACAAGTGGGGTTTGTGGGTCTGGGAAATATGGGAAACCCAATGGCGAAGAATCTGCTGAAGCACGGCTACCCAGTTATTGCCACAGATGTATTCCCAGAGTCCTGTAAAGAGGTTCAAGAGCTGGGTGCTCAG atcGTGGATAATCCTGCAGAGGTTGCCGACAAAGCGGATCGTATTATTACCATGCTTCCCTCTAGTCCTAATGTCATTGATGTCTACACGGGACCCAACGGCATTCTCAA aAAAGTAAAGAAAGGATCCTTGCTGATTGACTCCAGCACCATTGATCCATCTGTTTCTAAGGAGATGGCTGCTGCCGCGTTGAAGTTGGGGGCAGTTTTTATGGATGCACCTGTATCGGGAG GTGTGGGCGCTGCCAGCTCAGGTAAACTGACTTTCATGGTCGGAGGAGTGGAGGAGGAATTCACTGCAGCCAAAGAGCTTCTGAGCTGCATGGGAGCGAATGTGGTTTACTGCGGTCAAGTTGGAACGGGACAG GCTGCAAAAATCTGCAACAACATGCTTTTAGCCATAGGAATGATCGGGACTTCAGAGACGATGAATTTGGGcatcag ACTCGGACTAGATCCCAAACTTTTGgccaaaattttaaacatgagttCAGGCCGCTGTTGGTCCAGTGACACCTATAACCCCGTGCCAGGAGTCATGGAGGGAGTCCCGTCTGGAAACAACTACCAGGGAGGTTTTGGCACACAGCTGATGGCTAAG GACTTGGGCCTGGCGCAGAACACCGCCACCAACACGAGGACTCCTGTCCCCCTCGGCTCCTTGGCCCACCAGATCTACCGCATGATGTGTGCGCGCGGTTACGCCAATAAAGACTTCTCCTCCGTGTTCCAGTTCCTGCGCGAGGAGGAGGGCCAGTAG